A genomic window from Sphingobacterium sp. BN32 includes:
- a CDS encoding DUF4843 domain-containing protein codes for MNTLKIKLFFASLLFLALSACNEDKLDLYDQEATGSSIYFYTPYATANQSVPTTQHKFSFAFEKLEVKEKTINIPVRITGIPQSTDREFSIKFDPNSTLKEGTHFVLENDKLFVPADSTKSSVSIKLIRTADLQTEPLELRMKLVKSSDFNTYFREQYNLAKTKATSVLDFSLVVDDIFGAPYAWIQYSSRFEPALGKYSKEKFNLLLEIFDLDVELFTDPTVNPNTAFGISTMTYWKNYFKYWLLKEKEAGRTYVDGNGDPITIPN; via the coding sequence ATGAATACTTTAAAGATAAAACTATTCTTTGCGAGTCTTTTATTTCTCGCTCTATCGGCTTGTAATGAAGATAAGCTCGATCTATATGACCAGGAAGCAACGGGAAGCAGCATTTATTTCTATACACCCTATGCTACTGCCAATCAATCTGTGCCGACGACACAGCATAAGTTTTCTTTTGCTTTTGAAAAATTGGAGGTTAAGGAAAAGACAATCAATATTCCTGTTCGTATCACAGGTATTCCACAAAGTACAGATAGAGAATTCTCGATTAAATTCGACCCCAACTCTACATTGAAAGAGGGAACTCACTTTGTATTGGAAAACGATAAACTATTCGTTCCAGCCGATTCTACCAAATCAAGCGTATCCATTAAATTGATTCGCACAGCGGATCTGCAAACGGAGCCCTTGGAATTGAGAATGAAACTTGTGAAGTCTTCCGATTTTAACACCTACTTCAGAGAGCAATATAATCTTGCCAAAACAAAAGCTACCTCTGTTTTAGATTTTAGTTTGGTAGTTGATGATATCTTCGGTGCACCGTACGCATGGATTCAATATAGCTCACGTTTTGAGCCGGCATTAGGAAAATATTCTAAAGAGAAGTTCAACTTGCTATTGGAGATCTTTGATCTGGACGTTGAGTTATTTACCGACCCTACCGTAAATCCAAATACTGCTTTCGGTATTAGCACAATGACTTATTGGAAAAACTATTTCAAATACTGGTTGCTGAAAGAAAAAGAAGCCGGTCGCACTTATGTAGATGGAAACGGAGATCCAATTACAATTCCAAACTAA
- a CDS encoding PKD-like family lipoprotein, producing the protein MKLRYLKYSIYVLCALVMIACTKDKGNYDYQDINSVEINGIEDHYLIEFGSTPNISPTLEFSKDPNFNEENYSFEWISFNQGEVHLSTARKLLHTGKDFDIPLALSLGKYTLYYRVKEKSTGILWTRKFEIEVTGSIKGGWAVLSEVDNNSQLDYFEYDLETNSHPKEYRDFASYFIDSETGAQLTLEGKPKFIEGWVNTTAATGTNRYLLYVGTDKKTEKINVTAGFQWSERFNFSFETLNNMELPRLDRIYPIAASQGYGMYNGVLHKRVNVSNINFGNPANLLNGELVELAPFIAVNRMQITGNVALVYDKKNKRFLRCTATNTALTGSLSMTGAAFNPNNVGMDLVWMGSTNINNGSAYAVLTKDGKFHLARMTNNITTFEARYLDDISSLPGIAQAKHFEVDQIYGYLQYAVGGKLYQYDVDTKETKLMKDFGNREITMLKHNKGNYVSYTTAINPAQADKAGRRFLPVIKAIIVATYDPTNPKTSGQVDFFEAPQFNMEYTTYYSFSGLGKVQDVACIEFPTGY; encoded by the coding sequence ATGAAATTAAGATATTTAAAATATAGCATATATGTTCTTTGTGCACTTGTCATGATAGCTTGCACAAAAGACAAAGGAAATTACGATTACCAGGACATCAACTCGGTCGAAATAAATGGAATTGAAGACCATTACTTAATCGAGTTTGGAAGCACGCCTAACATCAGCCCAACTTTAGAGTTCTCTAAAGACCCGAATTTTAATGAGGAGAACTATAGCTTCGAATGGATTAGCTTTAATCAGGGTGAAGTGCACCTAAGTACCGCCAGAAAGCTTTTGCATACGGGGAAAGACTTTGATATCCCCTTGGCCCTAAGTCTTGGAAAATACACTTTGTATTACCGCGTGAAGGAAAAGTCTACCGGGATTCTTTGGACCAGGAAATTTGAAATTGAAGTTACAGGATCGATCAAAGGTGGATGGGCAGTATTGTCAGAGGTTGACAACAATTCGCAATTAGACTACTTTGAGTATGACTTGGAAACAAATAGCCACCCGAAAGAATATAGAGACTTTGCCTCTTACTTTATCGATTCAGAAACGGGAGCACAACTTACCCTTGAAGGTAAACCAAAGTTTATCGAAGGATGGGTTAATACAACAGCGGCAACAGGAACAAACAGATATTTGCTTTATGTAGGAACAGACAAGAAAACGGAGAAAATTAATGTCACTGCAGGTTTTCAATGGAGCGAGCGATTTAACTTTAGCTTCGAAACCCTGAACAATATGGAATTGCCGCGCCTAGACAGAATATATCCGATCGCAGCCAGTCAGGGATACGGAATGTACAATGGTGTTTTGCACAAACGTGTAAACGTTTCGAACATCAACTTCGGTAATCCCGCCAATCTTTTGAATGGTGAACTGGTTGAACTTGCTCCGTTTATTGCTGTGAACAGAATGCAAATAACTGGGAATGTTGCTTTAGTGTATGATAAAAAGAATAAACGCTTTTTAAGATGCACAGCTACCAACACCGCGCTAACCGGATCCTTATCGATGACGGGTGCTGCGTTCAATCCAAACAATGTCGGAATGGACTTGGTATGGATGGGCAGTACCAACATCAATAACGGATCCGCCTATGCGGTACTAACAAAAGATGGTAAGTTCCACCTTGCTAGAATGACCAATAATATCACAACGTTTGAAGCGAGATACCTAGATGATATTTCTTCTCTGCCGGGTATTGCACAAGCAAAACACTTTGAAGTCGATCAGATTTACGGATACCTACAATATGCTGTTGGTGGAAAGCTTTACCAATATGATGTCGACACCAAAGAGACGAAGTTGATGAAAGACTTTGGCAATCGCGAGATTACCATGCTGAAGCATAATAAAGGAAACTATGTGTCTTATACTACTGCAATTAATCCTGCACAGGCGGATAAAGCTGGACGCCGTTTTCTTCCGGTTATCAAAGCGATTATCGTAGCGACCTATGATCCTACAAACCCTAAGACTTCCGGACAGGTAGACTTCTTTGAAGCACCCCAATTTAATATGGAATACACGACTTATTACAGTTTCTCCGGCTTAGGTAAAGTTCAAGACGTGGCATGTATAGAATTTCCAACTGGTTATTAA